A portion of the Coraliomargarita sinensis genome contains these proteins:
- a CDS encoding ATP-dependent helicase, producing the protein MLSPLPPIDFRAELNDEQYAAVTAEPGPALVLAGAGSGKTRTLTYRVAYLLHQGVQPNEILLLTFTNKAAREMLERVEDLTGIPRRYLWGGTFHSIAQRILRQHGELIGLKRHYTILDESEAESILKTAIQARDAKFIKTKNNPKPKVLHNLISYARNTCGSVHDEAADRYPFLDGMADKIAGFHQDYQKAKLEQQVVDYDDLLEYLLKLFREHPEVARQYQDRFKHILVDEFQDTNRLQSEIVDTLAAHHQVMAVGDDAQCIYTWRGANFDNIMRFSERHEGAELHKIETNYRSSPEILSFANDVLRAQPAGLGYNKELRAVNDSGEKPYFVPLMDARGQAQFIIQRLEGLVEEGRDLSDVAVLYRAHYQAMDLQMELTRRNIDYQITSGVRFFEQAHIKDFTAQLRFASNPADVSAFARFTTLLPKVGPKTAEKLHKFIRERAEKLEQNFVDVLCSEDVLKKVPADAREEWPSLAETIRELVHALSEQAPQDLVQLALDGWYSSYIREIYPNWTERADDLQSLVAFAARYDTMEELLAQLVLLASESNERSPEDLKNCLRLTTIHQAKGLEFPVVFVIGLADGTFPLKRTIDEGDLEEERRLFYVAVTRAKEELYLTYPMLNNQGNQVMRLNPSRFVREVDPSRFETLRAAPARSW; encoded by the coding sequence GTGCTTTCACCACTCCCACCGATCGATTTCCGCGCCGAACTCAACGACGAGCAATACGCCGCCGTTACCGCTGAACCGGGGCCCGCACTCGTGCTGGCCGGTGCGGGCTCGGGCAAGACGCGCACCCTCACCTACCGCGTGGCCTATCTGCTCCATCAAGGCGTGCAACCCAACGAAATCCTGCTGCTCACCTTTACCAACAAGGCAGCCCGCGAGATGCTGGAGCGAGTGGAGGACCTGACCGGCATACCCCGCCGCTACCTCTGGGGCGGCACCTTCCACAGCATCGCCCAGCGTATCCTGCGCCAGCACGGGGAGCTCATCGGCCTGAAGCGCCACTACACCATTCTCGACGAGAGCGAGGCGGAAAGTATCCTCAAAACCGCCATCCAGGCCCGCGACGCCAAGTTCATCAAAACCAAGAACAACCCCAAGCCCAAGGTCCTTCACAACCTGATCAGCTACGCCCGCAACACCTGCGGCTCGGTCCACGATGAGGCCGCCGACCGCTACCCCTTTCTCGACGGCATGGCCGACAAGATCGCCGGCTTCCACCAGGACTACCAGAAGGCGAAATTGGAGCAGCAGGTGGTGGACTACGACGACCTGCTGGAATACCTGCTCAAACTCTTCCGCGAACATCCGGAGGTAGCCCGACAGTATCAGGACCGTTTCAAGCACATCCTGGTCGACGAGTTTCAGGATACCAACCGCCTGCAGTCCGAGATCGTGGATACCCTCGCCGCCCACCACCAGGTGATGGCCGTCGGCGACGACGCCCAGTGCATCTACACCTGGCGCGGGGCCAACTTCGACAACATTATGCGCTTCAGCGAGCGCCACGAAGGCGCGGAGCTGCACAAGATCGAGACCAACTACCGCAGCTCTCCCGAGATACTTAGCTTTGCCAATGATGTGCTGCGCGCCCAACCGGCCGGACTCGGCTACAATAAAGAACTCCGTGCGGTCAACGACTCCGGCGAAAAGCCCTACTTCGTGCCTTTGATGGATGCCCGCGGCCAGGCCCAGTTCATCATCCAGCGCCTGGAAGGGCTGGTCGAGGAAGGCCGCGACCTGTCGGACGTCGCCGTGCTCTACCGCGCCCACTACCAGGCCATGGACCTTCAGATGGAGCTCACCCGCCGCAATATCGACTACCAAATCACCAGCGGGGTGCGTTTCTTCGAGCAGGCCCACATCAAGGACTTCACCGCCCAGCTGCGCTTCGCCTCCAACCCGGCCGACGTTTCCGCCTTCGCCCGCTTCACCACCCTCCTGCCCAAGGTCGGCCCCAAAACGGCGGAAAAGCTCCACAAGTTCATCCGCGAACGAGCGGAAAAGCTGGAGCAGAATTTTGTCGACGTGCTCTGCTCGGAGGACGTGCTTAAGAAAGTCCCGGCCGATGCAAGGGAAGAATGGCCCTCGCTGGCCGAGACCATCCGCGAGCTGGTCCACGCCCTCAGCGAGCAGGCCCCGCAGGACCTGGTGCAGTTGGCCCTCGACGGCTGGTACAGCAGCTACATCCGCGAGATCTACCCAAACTGGACCGAGCGGGCCGACGACCTGCAGAGCCTCGTGGCCTTCGCCGCCCGCTACGACACCATGGAGGAACTGCTCGCCCAGCTCGTGCTACTCGCCTCGGAGAGCAACGAGCGCAGCCCGGAGGACCTGAAGAATTGCCTCCGCCTCACTACGATCCACCAGGCCAAGGGGCTGGAGTTTCCCGTCGTCTTCGTCATCGGCCTGGCCGACGGCACCTTCCCGCTCAAACGCACTATCGACGAGGGCGATCTCGAAGAAGAGCGCCGCCTCTTCTACGTGGCCGTCACCCGGGCCAAGGAAGAACTCTACCTCACCTATCCGATGCTCAACAATCAGGGCAACCAGGTCATGCGCCTCAACCCCAGCCGCTTCGTTCGCGAAGTCGACCCGTCACGCTTTGAGACCCTCCGCGCCGCACCGGCGCGGAGCTGGTAG